In Thunnus maccoyii chromosome 11, fThuMac1.1, whole genome shotgun sequence, one genomic interval encodes:
- the dnajc3a gene encoding dnaJ homolog subfamily C member 3a — MVSIEHVAHKILTYMPYVLVLIDMRYEGVKCGREGSVDNHMEMGKKLLAAGQLADALSHFHAAVDGDPKNYMAFYRRATVFLAMGKSKSALPDLSRVIELKPDFTSARLQRGNLLLKQGRLDEAESDFKKVLKSNPSDKEEREAQSQLTKSDEIQRLVAQARSSYNSKDYLTAATQLDTVIETCVWDVTSREMRAECFIQMGEMGKAISDLKAASKLKNDNTQAFFKLSTIYYNLGDHEMSLNEVRECLKLDPDHKQCYSHYKQVKKLNKQIQSAEELIQEQRYEDAVSKYEAVMKTEPNVPHFSLLAKERICHALAQSQQASRAISVCSEVLESDPQNVNALKDRAEAYVQEEQYEEAIKDYESAAQHSENDRQIKEGLERAQRLLKQSQKRDYYKILGVKRTAQKKEIIKAYRKLAQQWHPDNFQDPAEKKKAEKKFIDIAQAKEVLTDPEMRTKFDQGEDPMDPESQQGHRHHQHFHEGFHSFQGFNPFGSGPFNFKFNFN; from the exons ATGGTTTCCATCGAACATGTAGCTCACAAAATATTGACCTACATGCCATATGTTCTTGTTTTGATTGACATGAGATATGAAG GAGTGAAATGTGGCAGAGAGGGCAGTGTGGACAATCATATGGAGATGGGGAAGAAACTGCTTGCTGCTGGCCAGCTAGCCGATGCACTCTCTCATTTCCATGCAGCTGTGG ACGGAGATCCCAAGAACTACATGGCCTTCTACAGGAGAGCTACCGTGTTTCTGGCTATGGGGAAGTCAAAATCTGCACTTCCAGATTTGAGCAGAGTCATTGAGCTCAAACCAGACTTCACATCT GCACGGCTTCAGAGAGGAAATCTCCTTCTGAAGCAGGGGAGACTGGATGAAGCGGAAAGTGACTTTAAGAAAGTG CTCAAATCCAACCCCAGCGacaaagaagagagggaagCCCAGAGTCAGCTCACAAAGTCAGATGAAATTCAGCGGTTGGTGGCTCAGGCacgcagcagctacaacagcaaGGATTACCTGACAGCTGCCACCCAGCTCGACACTGTCATTGAG ACTTGCGTTTGGGATGTGACCTCTCGTGAGATGCGAGCTGAGTGTTTTATTCAGATGGGAGAGATGGGGAAGGCCATCAGCGACCTTAAAGCTGCCTCCAAGTTAAAGAACGACAATACCCAGGCTTTCTTCAAACTCAGCACTATATACTATAACCTTGGAGACCATGAGATGTCCCTCAA TGAGGTGCGTGAGTGCCTAAAGCTGGATCCTGATCATAAGCAGTGCTACAGCCATTACAAGCAGGTCAAGAAGCTCAACAAACAGATCCAGTCTGCAGAGGAACTCATCCAagagcagag GTATGAAGACGCGGTGAGCAAATACGAGGCGGTGATGAAGACTGAGCCCAACGTGCCGCATTTCTCTCTGCTTGCCAAAGAGCGCATCTGCCACGCGCTGGCGCAG AGCCAGCAGGCTAGCAGAGCTATCTCAGTGTGTAGTGAAGTCCTGGAGTCGGACCCGCAGAATGTCAATGCGCTGAAGGACAGAGCCGAGGCCTACGTCCAAGAGGAACAGTACGAGGAAG CTATTAAGGACTACGAAAGTGCTGCCCAACACAGCGAGAATGATCGCCAGATCAAAGAGGGCCTGGAGAGAGCTCAGCGACTTCTCAAACAGTCTCAGAAGCGGGATTATTATAAGATCTTGGGAGTGAAGAG AACGGCCCAGAAGAAGGAGATTATCAAAGCCTACAGGAAACTGGCACAGCAGTGGCATCCAGACAACTTCCAGGATCCAGCTGAGAAGAAGAAGGCTGAGAAGAAGTTCATAGACATCGCTCAGGCTAAAGAGGTTCTTACTGACCCAG AGATGAGAACCAAGTTTGACCAAGGAGAAGACCCAATGGACCCGGAGAGCCAGCAGGGTCACCGTCATCATCAGCACTTTCATGAAGGCTTCCACAGCTTCCAGGGTTTCAATCCATTTGGCTCCGGACCCTTCAACTTT
- the LOC121907476 gene encoding claudin-10-like: MSYRTVVMYMEIGCFVVCVSGWILVCSTMPTEIWTWSEVDSIVLTTSNYFSNLWKDCISDSTGVSDCKGIPSMLALNWDIHMCRALIIISIILSFFGSVLVLVGMKCTKIGGSELANARVTFAGGMNYLIGGMCSMVAFSYYGNKIRAEFQDPNFRAQKFEIGVGVFIGWGGSTLLVVGGLIYSIFAGREGCHSSSKRRLAYQLPDAYIAVPTKKSLVSSARTEISESRKSRSTSGSRDSSISGITSSTKTSVSNAQV, encoded by the exons ATGAGTTACAGGACTGTGGTGATGTACATGGAGATCGGCTGCtttgtggtttgtgtgtctGGATGGATCCTGGTTTGTTCCACCATGCCTACAGAGATCTGGACTTGGTCAGAAGTTGACAGCATAGTTCTGACTACATCGAACTACTTCTCCAACCTGTGGAAGGATTGTATATCTGATTCAACTGGAGTCTCTGACTGCAAAGGAATTCCATCAATGCTTGCACTTAATT GGGACATTCACATGTGCCGCgctctcatcatcatctctaTTATCCTGTCATTCTTTGGATCAGTTCTGGTCTTAGTGGGAATGAAGTGCACTAAGATTGGAGGATCAGAACTCGCTAATGCAAGAGTAACCTTTGCTGGGGGGATGAATTACCTTATCGGAG GGATGTGTTCTATGGTTGCTTTCTCCTATTATGGCAACAAAATTAGAGCAGAATTTCAAGACCCAAACTTCAGGGCTCAGAA GTTTGAAATAGGTGTTGGAGTGTTTATTGGTTGGGGAGGCTCCACCTTACTTGTTGTCGGAGGTCTTATTTACAGTATCTTTGCAGGGAGGGAAGGGTGCCACTCAAG TTCAAAACGACGCCTTGCCTACCAGCTCCCTGATGCCTACATAGCTGTcccaacaaaaaaaagccttgTGTCTTCGGCTCGCACAGAGATCAGTGAGAGCAGAAAATCAAGGTCCACGAGCGGCAGCAGAGACAGCAGCATCTCTGGGATCACCAGTAGCACCAAGACGTCAGTTTCAAATGCACAAGTGTGA
- the LOC121907662 gene encoding claudin-10 has translation MEKRLIQISGFLISSLGWLFVLCTMAMDYWRITQLGGQGGSFIIKVAWYWSNLWKDCFTDSTAVTNCRDFPVLWSVTPFIQGVRGLLMCGLTLGFFGVVLCFIGMECTYIGGADRTKDKLLFAGAVFHFAGEMFCPHYFLVSTKPLHTGVSDISGYCLYINRIARTSFAPSVGPGVLRYDLGPPIFLGLVGCFFILLGAVFYAVTVYRVICPESKVVYDYGGGTYMAPRSRGRTLYTGYYRPSRQYGSYYIDSGRSSSSKISKLSQTTPDKISERDAFV, from the exons ATGGAGAAACGTTTGATTCAAATATCTGGCTTTTTGATCTCATCACTGGGATGGCTGTTTGTGCTGTGCACAATGGCCATGGACTACTGGAGGATCACCCAGTTAGGAGGCCAAGGAGGATCCTTCATCATCAAGGTGGCCTGGTACTGGTCTAACCTCTGGAAGGACTGTTTCACCGATTCTACGGCAGTGACAAACTGTAGAGACTTCCCGGTGCTCTGGAGTGTCACCC CTTTCATCCAGGGAGTGCGAGGATTGCTCATGTGTGGGTTAACTCTGGGATTCTTTGGTGTGGTATTATGCTTTATTGGAATGGAGTGCACTTACATCGGTGGAGCAGATAGAACCAAAGACAAACTGCTTTTTGCAGGAGCAGTGTTTCATTTTGCTGGCG aaatgttttGCCCTCATTATTTCTTGGTATCAACGAAACCTCTGCACACAGGTGTGTCAGATATTTCTGGATACTGCTTATACATCAACAGGATTGCCAGAACATCCTTTGCTCCCAGTGTAGGACCAGGAGTCTTACG GTATGACCTAGGACCTCCCATATTTCTTGGATTGGTGGGATGTTTCTTCATCCTTTTAGGAGCGGTGTTTTATGCTGTGACAGTCTACCGAGTAATCTGCCCTGAAAG TAAAGTGGTATATGACTATGGAGGAGGCACATACATGGCCCCTCGCTCCAGAGGAAGAACCCTGTACACCGGATACTACAGACCGTCTAGGCAGTATGGATCTTATTATATAGACTCAGGAAGATCCAGCAGCTCCAAGATCTCGAAGCTTTCTCAGACAACGCCGGATAAAATCTCAGAAAGAGATGCATTTGTGTAG
- the LOC121907352 gene encoding claudin-10-like, with protein MSGLQILAFLSGLAGLGATIGATVSHEWRTTSRASSVITATWVLQGLWTNCAGNAIGALHCRPHHTILKLEGYIQACRGLMIAAVCLGFFGTICALIGMKCTKIGGSDKNKAGIACFAGVNFILSGLCSLSACSLYAHRITSEFFDPMYIAQKYELGAALFIGWAGSILCILGGSMLCLSIADSFSKSNSQAKYIYKGAASHSHISSYPRGHAKPVNHRPPPDYSNSSRVQHFDKNVYV; from the exons ATGTCAGGCTTGCAGATTTTGGCTTTTCTCAGCGGCCTAGCAGGGCTGGGTGCCACGATCGGTGCAACAGTGTCCCACGAATGGCGGACCACCAGCCGGGCATCCTCAGTCATCACAGCCACCTGGGTGCTCCAGGGTCTGTGGACCAACTGTGCTGGGAATGCCATTGGAGCTCTGCACTGCAGACCACATCATACTATCCTTAAGCTGGAAG gTTACATCCAAGCTTGCAGGGGATTGATGattgcagctgtctgtctgggGTTTTTTGGCACTATATGTGCCCTTATTGGGATGAAATGCACCAAAATTGGaggaagtgacaaaaacaaagccGGGATTGCCTGCTTTGCTGGTGTAAATTTCATTCTTAGTG GCCTCTGCTCGCTTTCAGCATGTTCCCTCTACGCACACCGGATAACATCAGAGTTTTTCGACCCGATGTATATCGCACAGAA GTATGAGCTGGGAGCCGCGCTCTTCATCGGCTGGGCAGGTTCTATCCTCTGTATTCTGGGAGGCAGCATGCTCTGTCTCTCCATTGCAGACTCTTTTAGCAAAAG CAACAGTCAGGCAAAATATATCTACAAAGGCGCTGCGTCACATTCTCATATCTCCTCCTACCCGAGAGGGCATGCAAAGCCTGTCAACCACAGGCCGCCTCCAGACTACAGCAACTCCTCCAGGGTGCAGCACTTTGATAAGAATGTATATGTGTAA